The Kiloniellales bacterium genome window below encodes:
- a CDS encoding FAD-binding oxidoreductase: MSEGSRPNGVPEQAEVVVIGGGVAGVSTAYFLAKRGLPVVLCEKGRIAGEQSSRNWGWVRKQGRDPRELPAIIESLRIWEGLEAEIGADLGWHQGGVTYLAESEKEMAGFESWLEHARQYQLDSRILSPEETDELLGQEGRRWAGALHTASDGRAEPGKAVPALAEAAERLGVTILTDCAVRTLETEAGRVSRVVTEKGPIACKAVVCAAGAWTSLFSRNLGLDLPQLKVRASVQRSKPAPLVTESAFSCGEVALRRRQDGGYSIAQSSVHTYEIVPDSFRYFRQFLPAVRETWRTTKFRVTGSFLEELSWRRGWKADEVSPFERHRVLDPEPDHALLDKVMAAAKRHFPQLAGLEVAERWAGMIETTPDAIPVMGQVDGIEGYYLLTGLSGHGFGMGPGAGMLLSELIVDGRARVDLEPFRFSRFTDGSKLELYTML, encoded by the coding sequence ACGGCGTGCCGGAACAGGCCGAGGTGGTGGTGATCGGCGGCGGCGTCGCCGGGGTTTCCACCGCCTATTTTCTGGCCAAGCGGGGCTTGCCGGTGGTGCTCTGCGAGAAGGGCCGGATCGCCGGCGAGCAGTCCTCGCGCAATTGGGGCTGGGTGCGCAAGCAGGGCCGCGACCCGCGCGAGCTGCCGGCGATCATCGAGAGCCTCCGGATCTGGGAAGGGCTGGAGGCGGAGATCGGGGCCGACCTCGGCTGGCACCAGGGCGGTGTCACTTATTTGGCCGAGAGCGAGAAGGAGATGGCCGGCTTCGAGTCCTGGCTCGAGCACGCCCGGCAGTACCAGCTCGACAGTCGCATCCTCTCGCCCGAGGAGACCGACGAGCTGCTCGGCCAGGAAGGCCGCAGGTGGGCCGGCGCGCTCCACACGGCGAGCGACGGCCGGGCCGAGCCGGGCAAGGCGGTGCCGGCCCTCGCCGAGGCCGCCGAGCGCCTCGGCGTGACGATCCTGACCGACTGCGCGGTCCGCACCCTCGAGACCGAGGCCGGCCGCGTCTCCCGCGTGGTCACCGAGAAGGGCCCGATCGCCTGCAAGGCCGTGGTCTGCGCCGCCGGGGCCTGGACCAGCCTGTTCAGCCGCAACCTCGGCCTCGACCTGCCCCAGCTCAAGGTGCGCGCCTCGGTGCAGCGCAGCAAGCCCGCGCCGCTGGTGACCGAGAGCGCCTTTTCCTGCGGTGAGGTGGCGCTGCGCCGGCGCCAGGACGGCGGCTACTCCATCGCCCAGAGCAGCGTCCACACCTACGAGATCGTGCCCGACTCCTTCCGCTACTTCCGCCAGTTCCTGCCGGCGGTGCGCGAGACCTGGCGCACCACCAAGTTCCGGGTCACCGGCTCCTTCCTTGAGGAGCTCTCCTGGCGGCGCGGCTGGAAGGCCGACGAGGTCAGCCCCTTCGAGCGCCACCGGGTGCTCGACCCCGAGCCCGACCACGCCCTGCTCGACAAGGTCATGGCGGCGGCCAAGCGCCACTTTCCGCAGCTCGCCGGCCTCGAGGTCGCCGAGCGCTGGGCCGGCATGATCGAGACCACGCCCGACGCGATCCCGGTGATGGGACAGGTCGACGGCATCGAGGGCTACTACCTGCTGACCGGGCTCTCGGGCCACGGCTTCGGCATGGGGCCGGGGGCCGGGATGCTGCTGTCGGAGCTGATCGTCGACGGCCGCGCCCGCGTCGACCTGGAGCCTTTCCGCTTCTCGCGCTTCACCGACGGCTCGAAGCTCGAGCTCTACACCATGCTCTAG
- a CDS encoding alpha/beta hydrolase fold domain-containing protein has protein sequence MARIDLAARLDPQMAAALGKSQDLAPGLTAIPDLPIPELRRLYAEERRFWNADRPEVARVFEDKLPGPAGDIPIRIYHPSERTDLPALIFLHGGGWIMGSLDTHDKIMRVLALESGFAVVGVDYSLAPEHRFPTALDETLAVVGACATLGGDWGLDPARLAVGGDSAGANLSLAALFECRDRGPTLSAGLLYYGAYGLQDSASRRLYGGPEDGLSTRDLDYYRDCLVRSPADRADPRIDLLTRDPAGLPPLFIGAAALDPLLDDSRALAELAAAAGVPHDLTVYPGVLHGFLHLSRMVDLARSALEDGARWLSSQLAP, from the coding sequence ATGGCCCGGATCGATCTCGCCGCGCGGCTCGACCCGCAGATGGCCGCGGCGCTCGGCAAGAGCCAGGACCTCGCGCCGGGCCTCACGGCGATCCCCGACCTCCCGATCCCGGAGCTGCGCCGGCTCTATGCCGAGGAGCGGCGCTTCTGGAATGCGGACCGGCCCGAAGTGGCGCGGGTGTTCGAGGACAAGCTGCCCGGCCCCGCGGGCGACATCCCGATCCGGATCTACCACCCGAGCGAACGGACCGACCTGCCGGCGCTGATCTTCCTGCACGGCGGCGGCTGGATCATGGGCAGCCTGGACACCCACGACAAGATCATGCGCGTCCTGGCCCTGGAGTCGGGCTTCGCCGTGGTCGGCGTCGACTATTCCCTCGCGCCGGAGCACAGGTTCCCCACGGCGCTGGACGAGACGCTGGCGGTGGTCGGAGCCTGCGCCACGCTCGGCGGCGATTGGGGGCTCGATCCCGCGCGCCTGGCGGTCGGCGGGGATTCGGCCGGCGCCAACCTCAGCCTCGCCGCGCTCTTCGAATGCCGCGACCGGGGCCCCACGCTCTCCGCCGGCCTGCTCTACTACGGCGCCTACGGGCTCCAGGATTCGGCCTCGCGCCGGCTCTACGGCGGGCCAGAGGACGGGCTCTCAACGCGCGACCTCGACTACTACCGCGACTGCCTGGTGCGCTCGCCGGCCGACCGGGCGGACCCGCGGATCGACCTGCTCACCCGGGACCCGGCGGGCCTGCCGCCGCTCTTCATCGGCGCCGCCGCGCTAGACCCGCTGCTCGACGACAGCCGCGCCCTGGCGGAGCTCGCCGCGGCGGCCGGCGTGCCCCACGACCTCACGGTCTATCCCGGGGTGCTGCACGGCTTCCTGCACCTCAGCCGCATGGTCGACCTGGCGCGCAGCGCGCTGGAGGATGGCGCCCGCTGGCTGTCGTCCCAACTCGCCCCCTAG
- a CDS encoding GYD domain-containing protein translates to MTIYIMLANWTEQGAKNVRDSPRRLDAAKSALEEVGGRFQSFFMTMGDYDMIAVYEAPDDAVAARFTLQLAQQGFVKTRTLKAFPEAAYREIVASLA, encoded by the coding sequence ATGACGATCTACATCATGCTGGCCAACTGGACCGAGCAGGGCGCCAAGAACGTGCGGGACTCGCCGCGTCGCCTCGACGCCGCGAAGAGCGCGCTGGAGGAGGTCGGCGGCCGCTTCCAGTCCTTCTTCATGACCATGGGCGACTACGACATGATCGCGGTCTACGAGGCGCCCGACGACGCCGTGGCGGCGCGCTTCACCCTGCAGCTGGCGCAGCAGGGTTTCGTCAAGACGCGCACGCTGAAGGCCTTCCCGGAGGCCGCCTATCGGGAGATCGTCGCGTCGCTGGCCTGA
- a CDS encoding EamA family transporter translates to MPPRDWALAFMVPLIWGLGVTFAKAGLDEFPPLFLMGLRFSLTALILVWFVPIPRGKLRGIFWVAAVGATLQYGLTFTGLLFLDASLAIILIQLEVPFATMLGALLLGERPGRQRLAGIAVAFAGVALIAGQPTLQGQLWPMLLVVGGAFTWSVAQIMVKRLGGGIGGFALIAWVGVFGGPQMILASLVLESGQLEAIRTATWVGWGTVVYLGVVMTALGYGIWYHVLEKHPVGQVAPVLLTLPVFTILGSMALLGERLQPSVALGGAVVVAGVAMIVFKRGSMAAKPEGAAGG, encoded by the coding sequence ATGCCGCCGCGTGACTGGGCGCTGGCCTTCATGGTGCCGCTGATCTGGGGCCTCGGCGTTACCTTCGCCAAGGCCGGGCTGGACGAGTTCCCGCCGCTCTTCCTCATGGGGCTGCGCTTCTCGCTGACCGCCCTGATCCTGGTCTGGTTCGTCCCGATCCCGCGCGGCAAGCTGCGCGGAATCTTCTGGGTCGCGGCGGTCGGCGCGACCCTGCAGTACGGCCTGACCTTCACCGGGCTGCTGTTCCTCGACGCCTCGCTGGCGATCATCCTGATCCAGCTCGAGGTGCCCTTCGCCACCATGCTGGGCGCGCTGCTGCTGGGCGAGCGGCCCGGCCGGCAGCGCCTGGCCGGCATCGCAGTTGCCTTCGCCGGGGTCGCCCTGATTGCCGGCCAGCCGACGCTGCAGGGCCAGCTCTGGCCGATGCTGCTGGTGGTCGGCGGCGCCTTCACCTGGTCGGTCGCTCAGATCATGGTCAAGCGGCTCGGCGGCGGCATCGGGGGCTTCGCGCTGATCGCCTGGGTCGGCGTGTTCGGCGGTCCCCAGATGATCCTCGCCTCGCTGGTCCTGGAGAGCGGCCAGCTCGAGGCGATCCGGACCGCGACCTGGGTCGGCTGGGGCACGGTGGTCTACCTCGGCGTGGTGATGACCGCCCTGGGCTACGGCATCTGGTACCACGTGCTGGAGAAGCACCCGGTGGGCCAGGTCGCCCCGGTGCTGCTCACGCTGCCGGTCTTCACCATCCTCGGCAGCATGGCGCTGCTGGGCGAGCGGCTGCAGCCATCGGTCGCACTGGGCGGCGCGGTCGTGGTCGCCGGGGTCGCGATGATCGTGTTCAAGCGCGGCAGCATGGCGGCGAAGCCAGAGGGCGCGGCCGGCGGCTGA
- a CDS encoding D-glycerate dehydrogenase translates to MSKPKVIVTRRWPEAVEQRMSELFDAEFNADDRPMDRAALKAAFGGADAVFATVSDRIDAAVLAGPVRARFLGNFGVGVEHIDIQAAKARGIVVTNTPGVLTDATADLTMTLILMVARRAAEGERHVRAGAWTGWRPTHMMGAQVAGKTLGVIGLGRVGKAVARRAGAGFGMRVLSYGRNIPSFEEARAAGVEPCATLGKLLEESDFVSLHCPGGSANRHMINEECLQRMKKTAYLINTARGDVVDEPALVQALKRGVIAGAGLDVYESEPRVPPELLAMDNVVLLPHLGSATIDTRVAMGMKVVENASAFFSGGSPPNRIV, encoded by the coding sequence ATGAGCAAGCCCAAGGTGATCGTCACCCGGCGCTGGCCGGAGGCGGTCGAACAGCGGATGAGCGAGCTGTTCGACGCCGAGTTCAACGCCGACGACCGGCCGATGGACCGCGCCGCGCTGAAGGCCGCCTTCGGCGGCGCCGACGCGGTCTTCGCCACGGTCAGCGACCGGATCGACGCGGCGGTGCTGGCAGGCCCGGTGCGCGCCCGCTTCCTCGGCAACTTCGGCGTCGGCGTCGAGCACATCGACATCCAGGCGGCCAAGGCGCGGGGCATCGTGGTCACCAACACCCCCGGCGTGCTGACCGACGCGACCGCTGATCTCACCATGACCCTGATCCTGATGGTGGCGCGCCGGGCCGCCGAGGGCGAGCGCCACGTCCGCGCGGGCGCCTGGACCGGCTGGCGGCCGACCCACATGATGGGCGCCCAGGTCGCCGGCAAGACGCTCGGCGTCATCGGCCTCGGCCGCGTCGGCAAGGCGGTCGCCCGCCGCGCCGGCGCCGGCTTCGGCATGCGCGTCTTGAGCTACGGCCGCAACATTCCCTCCTTCGAGGAGGCGCGCGCCGCCGGGGTCGAGCCCTGCGCCACCCTGGGCAAGCTGCTGGAGGAGTCGGACTTCGTCTCGCTGCACTGTCCCGGCGGGTCCGCGAACCGGCACATGATCAACGAAGAGTGCCTCCAGCGCATGAAGAAGACGGCCTACCTGATCAACACGGCGCGCGGCGACGTGGTCGACGAGCCGGCCCTGGTCCAGGCGCTGAAGAGAGGCGTGATCGCCGGCGCCGGGCTCGACGTCTACGAGAGCGAGCCCAGGGTCCCGCCCGAGCTGCTGGCCATGGACAACGTGGTCCTGCTGCCCCACCTGGGCAGCGCCACGATCGACACCCGGGTCGCCATGGGCATGAAGGTGGTCGAGAACGCCAGCGCCTTCTTCAGCGGCGGCTCGCCGCCGAACCGCATCGTCTAA